The segment CGAGCGCTCCACCTCGGCCGTGAAGTCCACGTGGCCGGGGGTGTCGATGATGTTGATGCGGTGCTTGATGCCTTCGCGCGGGCCTTGCTTCGTCGTCCACTCGGAGGAAACAGCAGCGGCGGTGATGGTGATACCGCGTTCGCGCTCTTGCTCCATCCAGTCGGTGGTGGCGGCACCTTCGTGCACTTCACCGATCTTGTGGATCTTGCCGGAGTAATAAAGGATACGCTCGGTCGTGGTCGTCTTACCGGCGTCGATGTGGGCAGCGATACCGAAGTTACGCTGAAACTCGAGCGGGTATTGGCGCTCCTTCGCGTTGGCGGGCGAAAGTTTGGTCGGGTCGATGGTCGCAGACATGGTTTCTGGCGGTTTTTGCTGGCGAGTTGGCGGTGTGAGAAGGGTCTCGGAAGTCAACCCTACTACCAGCGCAGGTGGGCGAACGCGCGATTGGCCTGGGCCATCTTGTGCGTGTCGTCCTTCTTCTTCACCACGGTGCCGGTGTTGTTGTAGGCGTCGATGAGTTCAGCGGCCAGGTTTTCGCGCATCGGGCCACGGCGGCTGCGAGCAGCGTCCACGAGCCAACGCAGCGCAAGGCTGGTCTGGCGTTCGAAAGAGATTTCCAGCGGCACCTGATAGGTAGCACCACCCACGCGGCGGCTTTTGACCTCCAGCTTGGGGCGGATGTTTTCCAGGGCACCCAACATGAGGTCCACAGGGTCACCCTTTTGCAGCTCTTCACTCACACGCTCGAAAGCGCCGTAAACGATTTTGAGCGCGACGGACTTCTTGCCGTCGAGCATGGTGACGTTGATCAACTGGCTGACGAGCGGGCTGTTGTAGCGCGGGTCAGGAATGAGTTCGCGTTTTTCGGCGCGGCGACGACGTGACATGGGTTCGTTCGGTAGTACCTCGAAAGGGTGGGTTACTTCTTCTTGCCCTTGGTGGCCGGAGCGGCACCGGGCTTGGGACGCTTGACGCCGTACTTGGAACGGCTACGACGGCGGCTATCGACGCCCGTGCAGTCGAGCGTGCCGCGAACAATGTGATAGCGAACACCGGGCAAGTCCTTCACACGGCCACCGCGGACCAACACGACACTGTGCTCCTGCAGGCTGTGACCTTCATCGGGAATATAGGCGATCACTTCGTAGCCGGAGGTCAGGCGAACCTTCGCCACCTTGCGGATAGCGGAGTTCGGCTTCTTGGGGGTGCGGGTCATCACCTGGGTGCAGACGCCACGACGGAAGGGGCAAGACTTCAGTGCGGGGCTCTTGCTCTTCTCCTTCTGCAAGACGCGCGGCTTGCGGACGAGTTGGTTAATGGTGGGCATGTGTTACCTAAAGGGTGTTAGAAAGGAAAAGCGGTAAAACTACAGTACTCACGGTGGTCAGCAAGTACTTTCTTGGGCGAATCAAGCTTAAATAGAATAAAAACCGCGCCCGCCGCAGTTTGGCAGCGGGCGCGGCTCCTGAAAGCCTGGTAAAAGGAAGAGGGCCTAGATGACGTCCTCTTCGGGGATGGCCGCGCCGATCGTGTTGATCTTGAGGCGGCGGTAACGCGGCAGGCCGGTGCCGGCCGGGATGAGGTGACCCATGATCACGTTCTCCTTGAAGCCTTCGAGCTTGTCGATCTTGCCAAGCGTGGCGGCTTCGGTGAGGACGCGGGTGGTCTCCTGGAAGGAAGCGGCGGAGATGAACGACTCGGTCTCGACGGAGGCCTTGGTGATGCCGAGCATGATCGGCTCGCCTTCGGCGGGCTGACCACCGGCCTCTTCGAGGCGACGGTTTTCGTCGAGGAACGTCTCGCGATCGATCTGCTCGCCCCAGAAGAAGTCGCCGTCACCCGGATCGGTGATGCGGACCTTGCGGAGCATCTGGCTGATGATCAGCTCGATGTGCTTGTCGTTAATCGTCACACCCTGCATGCGGTAGACCTTTTGGATCTCGCTGAGGATGTATTCCTGCACGGCGGACGGCCCGAGAATCTCGAGGATTTCGTGCGGGTCGGCCGCGCCTTCGGTAATATGCTGGCCCTTGCGCACGATGTCGCCCGGTTGCACGATGATGTGCTTGCCGTGCGGGATGAGGTGTTCCTCTTCCTGCCCGGTTTCCTGGTCGGTCACCATCAGGCGCTTCTTGCCGCGGACGCTGCCTCCCATGGAGACAATGCCTTCGATCTTGGCCATTTCGGCGGCTTCCTTCGGGCGGCGGGCTTCGAAGAGCTCGGCCACACGGGGCAGACCACCGGTAATGTCCTGCGTCTTGGACGCCTGGCGAGGCGTCTTGGCGAGGAGCGAACCGGCCGCGATTTCGTCGCCTTCATTGACGGACACGGTAGCACCGGTCGGAATGGCGTAGGTCGCGAGCAGCTTGCCGTTGGCGTCCACCACTTCGACTTGCGGGCTGAGGTCTTCGCGGTGTTCGACCACCATGGTGGCGATACGGCCGCTGGAGGGGTCGACGTCGCGCTTGACCGTCACGCCCGGGATCATGTCGCGGAAGCGGACGAGACCTTCCTTTTCGGAAAGAATCGGCACGTTGAACGGGTCCCACTGGACGAGGGTCGCGCCGCTTTCAATGCGGTCGCCATCGTTGATGCCGAGCACAGCACCGGCCGGAATGTTGTAGTTTTCCAGCTCGCGGTCCTTCTCGTCCACGATCGTCACCTGACCGGTCTTGTTGAGCACCACGAGGGCGGCGCCGTTGTTCACCTCGACGAGGCGCAGGCCGGAGAAACGGACGATACCGGAGTGGCGCACGCGGATCTCGGCGGATTGCGAAAGCGCGGAGGCGATACCACCGATGTGGAAGGTACGCATCGTCAGCTGCGTGCCGGGCTCACCGATCGACTGAGCCGCAATGATACCGACGGCGGTGCCGACTTCGACCACGGCGTTGGTCGCCGGGTTGATGCCGTAGGCCTTGGCCGAGAGGCGGTTCTTGCGGGAGTGGGTGAGCGGCGACATGATCTTGACGCGCTCGATGCCCATTTCCTCGATGCGGCGGGCCATCGGGGCGGTGATCAGCTGGCCGCTGGCGGCGAGCAGCTCGTCCGGGTTGAGCGGGTTGGGAATGTCGTTGCTGGAGCAGCGGCCGGTGATACGGTCGCGCAGCGGCACGATTTCGTCGTCGCCCTCATAGATGGCGTGCTTCCAGATGCCGTCGCGGTTACCGCAGTCGCCTTCGGTGATGATGATGTCCATCGCCACGTCGCAAAGCTTACGGGTCAGGTAACCGGCGTCGGCCGTCTTCAGCGCGGTGTCGGCCAGACCCTTACGGGCGCCGTGGGTCGAGATGAAGTACTCGAGCACCGTGAGGCCTTCGCGGAAGGACGACAGAATCGGGCGTTCGATGATTTCGCCGGAGGGCTTGGCCATCAAACCACGGGTACCGCACAGCTGGCGGACCTGTTGCTTGTTACCCCGCGCGCCGGAATCCATCATAAGGAACACCGGGTTGACTTCCTTCTTGCCGTTGTTGCGGTTCAATTGATCGAACACCGCCTTGGCAATTTCGTCGGTCGCACCCGTCCAGATGTCGATCACCTTGTTGTAGCGCTCGCCTCCGGTGATGATACCGCGGCGGTATTGCTCGGCCACCTCGGCGATGCGATCGCGCGCACGCTTCACGATGTCGGGCTTTTCCGGCGGGATGATCATGTCTTCCATGCCGATGGAGATACCGGCGATGGTGGCGATGCGGAAGCCGAGCTCCTTGAGGCGGTCGAGCAGCAGGATCGACTCTTCCTTGCCAGCATGCTGGTAGGTGTCGTTGATCAGGCTACCGAGCTTCTTCTTCGGCACGGCAAAGTTGATGAAGCCGAGGATCTCCGGCCAGATGGTGCTGAAGAGCACGCGGCCAGGAGTCGTGACGATGACCTTCTTGTCCTTCTTGCCGTGCACGGTGTCGCGACCGTAGTCCGGGTTCTTCATCCGGATCCAGTCGTGCTTGAACACCACGCCGTCGGCCTCCGCGAGCAACACTTCGGTCGCGTCGTTGAAGAGGGGCAGCTTGCTCTCGTCTTCCGGCTCGAAGCGGGGCTCCAGCGTGAGGTAGTACGAGCCGAGCACGACGTCCTGCGACGGCGTGAGGATCGGGTCACCGCTGGAGGGCGAGAAGATGTTGTTGGTCGAGAGCATGAGCAGCTTCGCCTCGAGGATGGCCTCGAGCGAGAGCGGCACGTGCACGGCCATCTGGTCACCGTCGAAGTCCGCGTTGTAAGGCGAGCAAACGAGCGGGTGCAGGCGGATGGCGTCACCCTCGATCAGGGTGGGCTCGAAGGCCTGGATGGAAAGGCGGTGGAGCGTTGGCGCGCGGTTGAGCAGCACCGGGTGGCCCTTCGTCACTTCTTCCAGGATGTCCCACACTTCGGGGCTGCGCTTTTCGATCATCTTGCGCGCGCCACGTACGGTGTGGACGAAGCCCAGCTCCTTGAGGCGGCGGATGATGAACGGCTCGAACAGCACGAGCGCCATCTTCTTGGGCAGACCGCACTGGTGGAGCTTCAGGTCCGGACCGATCACGATCACGGAACGGCCGGAGTAGTCCACGCGCTTACCGAGCAGGTTTTGACGGAAGCGGCCCTGCTTGCCCTTCAGCATGTCGCTGAGAGACTTGAGGGGGCGATTGCCGGCACCGGTGACGGCGCGGCCGTGGCGTCCATTGTCGAAGAGCGCGTCCACAGACTCCTGCAGCATGCGCTTTTCGTTATGGATGATCACGTCCGGCGTCTTCAGCATCAAGAGGTTCTTGAGGCGGTTGTTCCGGTTGATGACGCGGCGGTAAAGGTCGTTGAGGTCGGAGGTGGCGAAGCGGCCGCCTTCCAGCGGGACGAGCGGGCGCAGGTCCGGCGGGATCACGGGCAGCACTTCGAGCACCATCCACTCGGGGCGGCTCTCGGACTGGATGAAGCCTTGCAGCACCTTGAGGCGCTTGGAGAGCTTCTTCTTGATCTGCTTCGAGCGGGTGTTGCCCATTTGCTCGTAGAGCAGGTCGACTTCGGCCTGCATGTCGAGGCGTTCGAGCACCTTGCGCAGCGCGCCGGCACCCATCTCGGCCTCGAAAGCGTCTTCGCCATACTCGTCGACGGCGGCCTGGTAGTCCTGCTCGCTCAGCAGCTGCTTCTCTTCCAGCGGCGTCTTGCCCGGATCCGTTACGATGTAGTTTTCGTAATAGATCACGCGCTCGAGGTTACGCGCGGTCAAGTCGAGCAGGAGGCCGAGGCGGCTCGGCATGCTCTTGAGGAACCAGATGTGGGAGCAAGGCACGGCGAGCTCGATGTGGCCCATGCGCTCGCGGCGCACGCGGCTGATCGTGACTTCGACACCGCAACGGTCGCAAATGACACCCTTGTACTTGATGCGCTTGTACTTACCGCAGGCGCACTCGTAGTCCCGCACCGGCCCGAAGATGCGCTGGCAGAAGAGGCCGCCGGGCTCAGGCTTGAAAGTGCGGTAGTTGATCGTTTCCGGGTTCTTCACCTCGCCGCGCGACCACTGGCGGATCGTGTCGGGCGAAGCGATGCTGATGCTGACCTGGTCGAACGACTGGTCCTTCTCGAAGCCGAGAAGGTCGCGGATCTCGCGATTCTGAATTTCGTCGGTCGTGGAACTCATGGCGTGGAGGGGGTGCGGATAGGCGCGAAGTTTAGGCTCCGAAAGCGGAGGCCAGCGGGTCCTGGTTACCCAGGCGGACGTCGAGGCACAGGCTCTGCATTTCCTTCATCAACACGTTGAAGGACTGCGGCGTGCCGGCTTGGAGGCTGTTGTCGCCCTTGACCAATTGCTCGTAAATCTTGGTACGGCCCTGCACGTCGTCGGACTTGACGGTGAGCAGTTCCTGCAGCGTGTAAGCGGCACCATAGGCCTCGAGCGCCCACACTTCCATTTCCCCGAAGCGCTGGCCGCCGTATTGGGCCTTACCGCCGAGGGGTTGCTGGGTGATGAGGCTGTAGGGGCCAACCGCGCGGGCGTGGATCTTGTCCGCCACAAGGTGGTTCAGCTTCAGCATGTAGGTGTAGCCCACGACCACCGCCTGGTCGAGGCGGTTACCGGTGCGACCGTCAACCAGGAAGCTCTTACCCGTTTCAGGCAGCTTGGCCTGGCGCAGGTAGTCCTTGATCTTGGCTTCCGGGATACCGTCGAACACCGGGGTGGCGATCTTGATGCCGAGGCGCTTACAGGCAAAGCCCAAGTGGCACTCGAGCACCTGGCCCACGTTCATCCGCGAAGGCACGCCCAGCGGATTGAGGCAGATGTCGACCGAAGTGCCATCTTCGAGGTAGGGCATGTCTTCGATCGGGACGATCTTGGCCACAACGCCCTTGTTACCGTGGCGACCGGCCATCTTGTCACCCACCTGGATCTTGCGCTTGGTGGCGACGTAGACCTTCACGTTCTTGATCGTGCCGGATTCGACGTCGTTGCCCGATTCAACCTGGTCGACCTTGCGCTGCTGCTCCTCATCGAGCTCATCGAACTTGCTCTTGAAGCTCTCGATGATCTCCATGATCTTGATGCGCACCGGCGACGGGTCGATGTCGATCGACTTGTAGACGGCGGCGAGGCGGCGCAGCAAGGTCTTCGTGATCTTGCGGTTGGCGGGGATGATGACTTCGCCGGACTCGCTGTTCACGACGTCGAGCGGAATCTTTTCACCCAAAAGGATGTTGGAAAGGCTTTCCGTGAGGCTTTCGCGGAGCTTGTCGCCCTGCGCACGGTATTCCTCGTTGATCTTCTTGATCTGACGGCGGCGGTCGGAAGCGGAGAGCTTTTCGGGCTCGCCGTCGACGCGGCTGGAGACCTTGACGTCCATCACGATGCCGTAGGTACCGGAGGGGACGAGCAGCGAGGTGTCCTTCACGTCCGCAGCCTTTTCGCCGAAGATCGCGCGCAGCAGCTTCTCTTCCGGGGCCAGCTCGGTCTCGCTCTTGGGCGTGATCTTGCCGACCAGGATGTCACCCGGCTTCACCTCGGCACCGACGCGGATAACGCCGTCGTGGCTGAGGTTCTTGAGGGCTTCTTCACCCACGTTCGGGATGTCGCGCGTGATTTCTTCCGGCCCGAGCTTGGTGTCGCGAGCGGTCACTTCAAACTCCTCGATGTGGATCGAGGTGTAGACGTCGTCGGCGAGCAGGCGCTCGGAGATCAGGATCGCGTCTTCGAAGTTGTAACCATTCCACGGCATGTAGGCCACGAGCACGTTCTTGCCGATCGCGAGGTCGCCCTTGTCGGTCGAAGCGCCGTCGGCGAGCAGGTCGCCTTCCTTCACTTCCTGGCCGCTGAGCACGCGGGGCTTCTGGTTGAAGCAGGTGCCGGCGTTGGAGCGGAGGAACTTGCGCAGCTCGTAAACCCAGATGCCGTTCTTCGGGTCGCTCTTCGGGCGCTTGCCCAGCTTGGGGGCCGTGCCATCGCGCGTCACCACAATGCGGCGGGCGTCGACGCTGGCCACGATGCCGGGGGCTTCCGCAATCGTCACCGTCTTGGAGTCGCGGGCCACACGGCCTTCGATCCCGGTGCCGACAAGCGGGGCTTCCGTCTGGAGCAGCGGCACACCTTGGCGCTGCATGTTCGAGCCCATCAACGCGCGATTGGCGTCGTCGTGCTCGAGGAACGGGATCAGGCCGGCCGCGACCGAAACCACCTGCTTGGGCGAAACGTCCATCAGGTCGACTTCGGAGGGATCGACTTCGAGGAAGTCGTCACCACGGCGAGCGGTCACACGGCCCACGAAGTGGCGGCCTTCGACCCGGGCATTGGCCTGGGCGATGGTCTTGCCTTCTTCGAGGTCGGCATTGAGGTAGACGATTTCGTCGGAAACCTCGCCGCCCTTCACCACACGATACGGAGCTTCGATGAAGCCGAACTCGTTGACGCGGGAGTAAATGGAAAGGCTGTTGATCAGACCGATGTTCGGACCTTCCGGCGTCTCAATCGGGCAGATACGGCCATAGTGCGAGGGGTGCACGTCGCGCACTTCGAAGCCCGCACGCTCACGGTTCAAACCACCGGGCCCGAGGGCGGAGAGGCGGCGCTTGTGCGTCACTTCCGCGAGCGGGTTGATCTGGTCCATGAACTGGCTGAGCTGGCTGCGTGCGAAGAAGTCGCGGATCACCGTGCTCAGGGCCTTCGGGTTGATCAGCTTGCCCGGGGTGATCGAATCCACGGATTGATCATACAGGGTCATGCGCTCCTTGACGGTGCGCTCCGTCCGGGCCAGGCCGATCCGGCACTGATTCATCAAAAGCTCACCCACCGTGCGGACGCGGCGGCTGCCGAGGTGGTCGATATCGTCGACGACGCCCTCGCCCTTCTTCAGCTTCACGAGGTACTTGGTCGCGGCCACGATGTCTTCGACATTGATCGTGCGCACGTCCAGATCGGTCGTCAGCGTCAGCTTCTGGTTGATCTTGTAGCGACCCACGCGCCCGAGGTCGTAGCGCTTCGGGTCCATGAAGAGGCGCTTGAGCAGGGCACGGGCATTGGCCGTGGTCGGCGGTTCGCCGGGGCGCAGGCGCTTGTAAATATCCTTGAGGGCCTCGTCTTCGTTACGCGTCGGGTCCTTCTTGAGGCAGCGGATGATCGCGCCGTCGTCGATAGTCGTGTCGATCACGCGCACAGTGTCGATGCCGGCGGCTTCGATGCTGCGGACGATCGTCTTGGTCAGCGGCTCGAACGCGCGGGCGAGCACGGCGCCCTTCTCGGCGTCGACGAGGTCTTCGACCAGCACGAGGCGGGACACGCTGTCCATCGCCAAGGCTTCCGTCACATTCAGCTCCTCGATATCGTAGAAGAAATTGAGGATCTCGTAGTCGCTGCCATAGCCCATCGCACGCAACAGCGTAGTGATGAGAAACTTGCGGCGGCGACGGCGGCGGTCGAGGTAGACGTAGAGCAGGTCGTTCTGGTCGAACTGCGTCTCCAGCCAGGTGCCGCGGTCGGGGATGATGCGGAAGCTGTGCAGGCTCTTGCCGCTGGTGTGCGGTGCCACTTCGAAGGCAATGCCAGGGGAGCGGTGGAGCTGGGAGACGATGACGCGCTCGGCGCCGTTGATGATGAACGAGCCGCGCTCGGTGATCATGGGCAGCTCGCCCATGTAAATTTCTTCGTCCTTGATCGCCTCTTCTTCGCGCAGGCGGAGCTTGACGTAGAGGGAAGTCGAGAAGCTGACGCCTTCGCGGATCGCTTCCATCTCCGTCATCTTCGGCGGGGTGACGTTGTAAGAAACGTACTCGAGGCTGCAACGGCCGTCGTAGCTCTCAATCGGGAAGACTTCCCGTAAAACGGCTTCCAAACCGACGTGCTGGCGTTGAGCCACAGGCAGCTCTGCCTGCAGGAACTCCTTGAACGAGTTGGCCTGAATCTGGATCAGGTTCGGAGGAGAGATGACCTCTTTCAGTTTCCCGAAGTTGATGCGGTCGGACATGGCGATACGTTGGAGGTGTGGAGGATGGGCGGCCCCACTAAGGCCAGAGCATGGTCGAGGCGGCACAAAGGCGGCTCAATCAGGCGTTGGCATCCGGCGGGGTTGTGGCTCCCTTAGGCAGGGATCCTTGGGTAAGAACAAATGAAGACAGGCAGGCCAGACGACTCGACTGGTGCGAGCCGCCTGGCTGCCTGGGAAATAAACTGGAACGCAGAAACGTCGATTTGCGTTACTTGATTTTGACGGTAGCGCCGGCAGCTTCGAGCTGCTTCTTGATGGCTTCCGCGTCTTCCTTGGTCGCGCCTTCCTTGACGGGCTTCGGAGCGCCTTCGACCAGGTCCTTGGCTTCCTTGAGGCCCAGGCCGGTGATGGCACGAACTTCCTTAATGACGTTGATCTTCTTGTCGCCAGCGGACTCGAGGATCACGTCAAATTCGGTTTGTTCTTCCTTCTCCTCGGCAGCGGCCGGGGCGGCGGCACCAGCGGCGGCGACGGCGACAGGAGCGGCGGCGGAAACGCCCCACTTTTCTTCGAGCTCCTTGACGAGCTTGGTGGCTTCAAGAATGGTGAGGTTGCTCAACCATTCGACGACTTGTTCGGAGGTGATGTCGGACATTGGATTTCCTTCTGGTCCCTTGGCGCCCGTTAGGGCAATTACGAGGTCGCGCCTCCCAATGGGTCCAATTGTTGGAGTTACTTAACGTTTTTTGGCTTCAGGAAGCCTGAAGATGTTCAAAAATGGTATAAAGAGCCCGGGGCCTAGGCCTGGGCGCCACCCTTTTCCTCGAGATCGCGCTTGCGGGCGTCGATGATGGTGACGAACTGCTGGCCGGGGGCGTTGAGCAGGCGCACCAGCGAGGTGGCGGGGGTGTTGATGAGGGCGAGCAGTTGGGCGCGGACGCCTTCGATCGTGGGCAGGTCCTTCAGGTTGCTGAAGTCGGCAGCGGAGACGAGGTTCTTGGACAGAACGGCGCCCTTGATGACGAGCTTCTTCGAATCCTTCTGGAACTTTTCGACGGCGGTCGCGACGGCGGGGATCTTCTCGCCACCGAAGATGAGGCCGGTGTGGCCGTTGAGCCACTCGCCCATTTCGGGGTATTCGCGTTCGCCGGCGGCGCGGCGGAAAATGCTGTTCTTGACGACGTGGAATTCCGCATCGACGGCAGCCAGGCGCTTGCGCAGTTCTTCGGTATCCGCAACCGTCAGGCCCGTGAAGTCGACCAGAAACAGGTAGTCCGAACGATCCAGGTAGCTGAGGACCTCTTCGACGAGGTATTGCTTTTCAGATTGCATGGCGTGTTCTCGGTTCGGCGGTTAGTAGGAGGCGAAGAGGCTCTGGTCGAGCTTGACGCCAGGGGTCATGGTGCCGGAGATGGTCATCGACTTGATGTAGCGCTGGCCCTTGAGGCCGTCCGGGCGCAGCTTGCCGATGGCGTCGATCACGGTCTTGATGTTTTCTTCGAGCTGCTCGCCGGTAAAGGAGCGCTTGCCGACGATGACGCCGATGTTGGCGGTCTTGTCCATCTTGAACTCGACGCGGCCCCCACCCTTCACAGCCTTCACGGCTGCGGCGGTGTCATCGGTCACGGTGCCGCTCTTGGGGTTCGGCATCAAGCCACGCGGGCCGAGCACGCGGGCGACGCGGCGAACTTCCTTCATCGCAGCAGGGGTGGCGATGGCGACGTCAAAATCCGTCCAGCCGTCTTCGACGCGCTTGAGCAGGTCTTCGAGGCCAGCTTCGTCGGCGCCGGCTTCCTTGGCTACGTCGGGGATTTCGGTAAAGACGATCACGCGGACCTTCTTGCCGGAACCGTTGGGCAGGTTGACCACGCCGCGGACCATTTGATTGGACTGGCGGGGGTCGACACCGAGGTGGCAGGAAAGCTCGACCGTTTCATCGAACTTGGCTTTGGGGAAGCTGGCGAGCGTCTTGAGGGCTTCGTCCAACTGATAGGTGCGCAACCGGTCCACTTGCTTGGTGGCGGCGGCGTAGCGTTTTGCGATAGCGGGCATATCTTCAACTCCCTCCGTGGAGGTTCAGTCGTTGCAGGGTTAAAACTTAGTCGACAACTTCGATGCCCATCGAGCGGGCGGTGCCTTCGATGATGCGCTGGGCGGCTTCAGGGCTCTTGGCGCTGAGGTCTTCCTTCTTGATCTCGCAGATCTCCTTGATCTGGGCGCGCGTGACAGTACCAACCTTGGTCTTGTTGGGCACGCCGGAGCCGCTGGCGATACCGGCCTTCTTCTTGAGGAGGACGGCCGCGGGCGGGCTCTTGAGGATGAAGGTGAAGGAGCGGTCCTGATAGACGGTGATGACCACCGGCAGGATCATGCCCGCTTGATCCTTCGTGCGGGCGTTGAACTCCTTACAGAAGCCCATGATGTTCACGCCGGCGGCACCCAGAGCCGGACCGACGGGCGGAGCCGGATTGGCAGCGCCGGCGGGCAGTTGCAACTTGATGAGACCGGTGACTTTCTTGGCCATGATGGAAAGGTATTAAAGCGTAAATGGGGATTGAGCGCCTAGTCTTCTTCGGTGACGCGCTCGACTTGCCAGTACTCGAGGGTAACGGGCGTGAAGCGGCCAAAAATGGATACGGAGACCTTGAGCTGGCCGGCTTCGGGGTTGATTTCGTCGATGCGGCCCGTGAGGTTGACGAAGGGACCGTCGGTAATCTTGACCTCTTCGCCGAGCTCGTATTGCACCTTGGGCACTTCCTTGCCTTCGGACTCGGCAACCTTCTGGAGGATGCCTTCGATTTCGTCCTGCTTGAGTGCGGCGGGGCGTTGGCCTCCAGCAAACCCGATCACGCCGTCTGCCCCGTTGATGTAGTACCACACTTTTTGCACCAGGCGGTCGTCCTCGTCGTAGAGGCGGCAGTGCAGGAAGATGTAGTTGGGGTAGAGCTTGCGCTGGCGTTGGGTCTTCTTGCCTTGCTTGACTTCCGAGACCGTTTCGCTGGGCACGAGGACTTCGAAGATGTAGTCGTCGAGCTCGTACTCGCTGATGTAGCGGTCGATGTAACGCTTCGCCGTCATCTCCTTGTTGGAGAGCGTCTGCACCACATACCACTTACCCTCACGTTGGGGGTTCGCCGTGGGCCCGGAGGCGTTTTCGGAATCAAAGGACATGGAAACAACAAGAGCGCGGGGGCTTTTACAGCCTACCCGCGCACCAACTTGGTAAAGAGTTCGACAAACCCGTAGACGCTGAAATCCGCGAGGGCGACGAAGATGCCCAGCAGGACCGTGGCAATGAAGACGACGATCGTGCTGTCGCGCAGCTCGCTCCCGGTCGGCCAGACAGACTTGCGCAGCTCCGCAGATGTCTCGGAGAGGAAGATGCCGAAGCGTCGGAAAGGATTGCTCATGGGAATGGGTGAAGAAAATGCCGCAAAGGCAGCTGAGTCAGGTCACGTTTACCTGAAAAGAAAATGTCCTGACTGAGGTGCCACTACGAAAAGTGGCAGGGCAGGAGGGACTCGAACCCCCAACCAATGGTTTTGGAGACCACTACTCTACCAATTGAGCTACTACCCTGTAAAAAAGAGGCGGAAGCCGGAGATCCTTAGTCAAGATCTCCGGCAACGCCAGTAAAAAATCCGAAAATCGGTCTTAGGCGATCACTTCGATCACGCGACCGGCACCGATGGTGCGGCCACCTTCACGAATGGCGAAGCGCTGACCGGCTTCCATCGCGATCGGCTTGCCGAGTTCGATTTCCACCGCAAGGTTGTCACCCGGCATCACCATTTCCACGCCAGCCGGCAGGGTCAGGATGCCCGTAACGTCGGTCGTGCGGAAGTAGAACTGCGGGCGGTAGCCGGAGAAGAACGGCGTGTGGCGGCCACCTTCGTCCTTGGTCAGGACGTAGATTTCGGCCTTGGCCTTGGTGTGCGGCTTGATGGAACCGGTCTTGGCGAGCACGTGGCCGCGCTCGATGTCGTCCTTGGCCACGCCACGGAGGAGCAGGCCGACGTTGTCACCGGCTTGACCTTCGGGGAGGAGCTTGCGGAACATTTCCACGCCGGTCACGGTGGTCTTCTTGGTGTCGGTCAGACCCACGATTTCCACTTCTTCACCAACCTTGACCTTGCCGCGCTCGATACGACCGGTGGCGACGGTGCCACGACCGGTGATCGAGAACACGTCTTCGACGGACATCAGGAAGGGCTTGTCGATTTCGCGCTCGGGCTCGGGGATTTCGCTGTCGAGCGTGTTCATCAGCTCGGACACGGAGTCCACCCACTGTTGCTCGCCGTTCAGCGCACCCAGGGCCGAACCACGCACCACGGCGGCATTGTCGCCATCGTAGTTGTACTTGCTGAGCAGTTCGCGGACTTCCATTTCGACGAGCTCGAGGAGGTCTT is part of the Verrucomicrobiota bacterium JB022 genome and harbors:
- the nusG gene encoding transcription termination/antitermination protein NusG, translated to MSFDSENASGPTANPQREGKWYVVQTLSNKEMTAKRYIDRYISEYELDDYIFEVLVPSETVSEVKQGKKTQRQRKLYPNYIFLHCRLYDEDDRLVQKVWYYINGADGVIGFAGGQRPAALKQDEIEGILQKVAESEGKEVPKVQYELGEEVKITDGPFVNLTGRIDEINPEAGQLKVSVSIFGRFTPVTLEYWQVERVTEED
- the secE gene encoding preprotein translocase subunit SecE, which gives rise to MSNPFRRFGIFLSETSAELRKSVWPTGSELRDSTIVVFIATVLLGIFVALADFSVYGFVELFTKLVRG
- the tuf gene encoding elongation factor Tu yields the protein MAKAKFERNKPHVNIGTIGHVDHGKTSLTAAITKYFGDFKAYDQIDAAPEEKARGITISTAHVEYETDKRHYAHVDCPGHADFVKNMITGAAQMDGAILVVSAADGPMPQTREHILLARQVGVPKIVVWLNKVDLLDDEDLLELVEMEVRELLSKYNYDGDNAAVVRGSALGALNGEQQWVDSVSELMNTLDSEIPEPEREIDKPFLMSVEDVFSITGRGTVATGRIERGKVKVGEEVEIVGLTDTKKTTVTGVEMFRKLLPEGQAGDNVGLLLRGVAKDDIERGHVLAKTGSIKPHTKAKAEIYVLTKDEGGRHTPFFSGYRPQFYFRTTDVTGILTLPAGVEMVMPGDNLAVEIELGKPIAMEAGQRFAIREGGRTIGAGRVIEVIA